The following proteins come from a genomic window of Corallococcus sp. NCRR:
- a CDS encoding HIT family protein, with amino-acid sequence MSDVNDPCLGCAIVRGAVHPPGGVLARAPGLVLHGVASPSPVPGWVVLTSDQHVRGWYDLDEAAARELGPFAARVMRAQREVLGAEHVYAFAIGDVLRHFHLHLVPRFADTPAHLRGRGAFDAAPAEHLPPETLEAAARRLAAALAR; translated from the coding sequence ATGTCAGACGTCAACGACCCCTGCCTGGGCTGCGCCATCGTTCGCGGAGCGGTCCACCCACCGGGTGGCGTGCTCGCGCGGGCGCCCGGGCTGGTCCTCCACGGGGTGGCGTCCCCCAGCCCCGTCCCGGGCTGGGTGGTGCTCACCAGCGATCAGCACGTGCGCGGCTGGTATGACCTGGACGAAGCGGCGGCGCGGGAATTGGGCCCGTTCGCCGCCCGGGTGATGCGCGCCCAGCGCGAGGTGCTCGGCGCCGAGCACGTCTACGCGTTCGCCATTGGCGACGTGCTCCGCCACTTCCACCTGCACCTCGTCCCCCGCTTCGCGGACACCCCGGCCCACCTCCGGGGTCGGGGCGCCTTCGACGCGGCCCCGGCGGAGCACCTGCCGCCGGAAACGCTGGAGGCCGCGGCCCGGCGGCTGGCGGCGGCGCTCGCCCGCTGA
- a CDS encoding carboxypeptidase-like regulatory domain-containing protein, whose protein sequence is MKKHVLMAVLPLLAWGCGDATDADNDGVADGIRDPNNVSVVVPSTPKGTVSGQVLSTTLQPMADVTVAMTIGSQPTGKSATTDASGNFVMTDVPAAAQVLLTFSKTGYATLRATSTVPAAAGTVPINNGNASFGPVTLAQLNGSLAVTVVTPQGRPAVGAKGVLEVDKAGSVILSNYDSVASVISKVYVEATADSNGVMTFSGIPSGVELARLGGTYNLWIAPLDTNGDGLADTGGYTKSYSGGSIVGTQATTLAQLNFSKPSGAGALTIEGGNVSSLKGAAEVDPLRNMVRPGEPIYVYFNQPVQPGSVFVRLTDEYAKESLPVTAQVNVGGYSATINPGNGIVQEGKEYNIFVRAVAAEGGSNYSRTGFFFGGDQSAPRAITIAELRYQETERPPAIGAFQLNSTELVYVSFSAPIAKQVGQSVQVLLGVDIDGVGGVGGNSFGEIGNSSGQGFPLEMAEPTKPIQTRTPAELPVFGIQPSGYSTRYYFTYSGNALVGLNTIPIRVVFSNLAPVLGTNDVYESIWGQPINADLEMTGIIQQPPPALPN, encoded by the coding sequence ATGAAGAAGCATGTGCTGATGGCCGTGTTGCCGCTGCTGGCCTGGGGGTGCGGTGACGCGACTGACGCGGACAACGATGGTGTCGCGGACGGCATCCGTGATCCGAACAACGTGTCGGTGGTGGTGCCTTCCACGCCGAAGGGCACGGTGTCGGGCCAGGTGCTGAGCACGACGCTACAGCCGATGGCGGACGTGACGGTCGCGATGACGATCGGCAGCCAGCCGACGGGCAAGTCGGCGACGACGGACGCCAGCGGCAACTTCGTGATGACGGACGTGCCGGCGGCCGCGCAGGTGCTGCTGACGTTCAGCAAGACCGGCTACGCGACGCTGCGCGCGACCTCCACGGTGCCGGCGGCCGCGGGTACGGTCCCCATCAACAACGGCAACGCGAGCTTCGGTCCGGTGACGCTGGCGCAGCTGAACGGCTCGCTGGCCGTCACGGTGGTGACGCCGCAGGGCCGTCCGGCGGTGGGCGCGAAGGGCGTGCTCGAGGTGGACAAGGCCGGCTCGGTCATCCTGAGCAACTACGACTCCGTCGCCTCCGTCATCAGCAAGGTCTACGTGGAGGCCACGGCGGACTCCAATGGCGTGATGACCTTCAGCGGCATCCCCTCCGGCGTGGAGCTGGCGCGCCTGGGCGGCACGTACAACCTGTGGATCGCGCCGCTGGACACCAACGGTGACGGCCTGGCGGACACGGGCGGTTACACGAAGAGCTACTCGGGTGGCTCCATCGTGGGCACGCAGGCCACGACGCTCGCGCAGCTGAACTTCTCGAAGCCGTCGGGCGCGGGTGCGCTGACCATCGAGGGTGGCAACGTGTCCAGCCTGAAGGGCGCCGCGGAGGTGGATCCGCTCCGCAACATGGTGCGTCCTGGCGAGCCCATCTACGTGTACTTCAACCAGCCGGTGCAGCCGGGCTCGGTGTTCGTGCGCCTGACGGATGAGTACGCCAAGGAGTCGCTGCCGGTGACGGCCCAGGTGAACGTCGGCGGTTACTCGGCGACCATCAACCCGGGCAACGGCATCGTGCAGGAGGGCAAGGAGTACAACATCTTCGTGCGCGCCGTGGCCGCCGAGGGTGGCAGCAACTACAGCCGCACGGGCTTCTTCTTCGGCGGCGACCAGTCCGCGCCGAGGGCGATCACCATCGCGGAGCTGCGGTACCAGGAGACCGAGCGGCCGCCGGCGATTGGCGCGTTCCAGCTCAATTCCACTGAACTCGTGTACGTGAGCTTCAGCGCGCCCATCGCGAAGCAGGTCGGCCAGTCCGTCCAGGTCCTCCTCGGTGTCGACATCGACGGCGTCGGCGGCGTGGGTGGCAACTCCTTCGGTGAGATTGGCAATAGCAGTGGCCAGGGCTTCCCCCTGGAGATGGCCGAGCCGACGAAGCCCATCCAGACGCGCACGCCGGCCGAGCTGCCGGTATTTGGCATCCAGCCGTCCGGGTACAGCACCCGCTATTACTTCACCTACAGCGGCAATGCCCTCGTCGGTCTGAACACGATTCCTATCCGGGTGGTGTTCAGCAACCTGGCGCCCGTCCTGGGCACCAACGACGTCTACGAGTCCATCTGGGGCCAGCCGATCAACGCGGACCTGGAAATGACGGGCATCATCCAGCAGCCCCCGCCGGCCCTGCCTAATTGA
- a CDS encoding Ig-like domain-containing protein gives MDSFLLSRVTMKNLSFIWMTMLLMPAACIQIPELAAPPATPPGSDAGTGPQEQEPIGIQWMSPVEGARVGSTARLQVQLTGSAPDRVELLVDGATVANLEAPFVLDWETQSISEGPHAFVIRALREEQEFLSAPRQLVVDRTKPRMVTRVPVNGAPEVSVLAPIEATFSEPLDPTTANGQSIQLMTETGRLEATVILSEDGTTLTLRPASPLPVNQQVRVVMAGTVVDLAGNQLDALSQDWAWSVPAYLQWGEPQFAGKLEESYVGETSLRVGMDALPIVAWTQNSSVHVKRWRGEGWEYLGGPLNGGANNSAWGNALQINSDGSPMVAWLEYATGLGQSQVHVRRWNGTAWASMGTYMTTSLTQSAIPWMGFTSRAQQLPVVAWHEENASQAQVVFRQWDGSNWVAKAAPLPIKKGANINYLGFDLDASERPIVSFTQYEAATGEVGRVMRWDGTSWTEISTGLGLLPVTRCFGSDGHLFVGGTAWVNGAWAGLVRKWSGSAWATVGEPLADIAGGTARRVDAMAMGSQGALIVLASEAPSATETASRIGQARRWTGTQWESLGGILKPNLGSLLWGLPDFALAGDDEPIVSWTEKVESADTFNWAVGVYRLNH, from the coding sequence ATGGACTCCTTCTTGCTAAGCCGCGTCACCATGAAAAATCTCAGCTTCATCTGGATGACGATGCTGCTCATGCCCGCGGCATGCATCCAGATTCCCGAACTCGCTGCTCCCCCCGCGACGCCTCCAGGCAGTGATGCAGGAACGGGCCCGCAGGAGCAGGAGCCGATTGGTATCCAATGGATGTCGCCTGTTGAAGGGGCAAGGGTCGGAAGCACCGCGAGACTTCAGGTTCAACTGACGGGATCCGCACCGGACCGTGTAGAGTTGCTCGTGGATGGCGCCACGGTCGCTAACTTGGAAGCGCCGTTCGTCCTGGACTGGGAAACGCAATCCATTTCAGAGGGTCCGCATGCGTTTGTCATCCGCGCGCTCCGGGAGGAACAGGAGTTCTTGAGCGCCCCACGCCAGTTGGTGGTGGACCGGACGAAGCCCCGCATGGTCACCCGAGTGCCCGTCAATGGTGCCCCAGAGGTTTCAGTCCTGGCACCCATTGAGGCCACCTTCTCGGAACCCTTGGACCCGACCACCGCGAATGGACAGTCGATACAACTCATGACGGAGACCGGGCGCTTGGAGGCGACGGTCATTCTTTCGGAGGATGGAACGACCTTGACCTTGCGCCCGGCTTCGCCGCTACCGGTCAATCAGCAGGTCCGAGTGGTGATGGCGGGTACGGTCGTCGATCTCGCCGGAAACCAGTTGGATGCGCTGTCTCAGGATTGGGCATGGTCCGTGCCTGCCTATCTCCAGTGGGGTGAGCCTCAGTTCGCAGGAAAGCTTGAAGAGAGTTACGTTGGAGAGACGTCACTTCGGGTGGGAATGGATGCCCTTCCCATTGTGGCCTGGACGCAGAACAGTTCGGTTCATGTGAAACGCTGGCGTGGCGAGGGTTGGGAGTATCTGGGCGGTCCCCTGAACGGAGGCGCGAACAACTCCGCCTGGGGCAATGCACTGCAGATCAATTCTGACGGCAGCCCGATGGTGGCTTGGTTGGAGTACGCCACAGGCCTCGGCCAGAGTCAGGTTCATGTCCGCAGATGGAATGGAACTGCATGGGCCTCCATGGGCACATACATGACGACCAGCCTTACGCAGAGTGCCATCCCTTGGATGGGGTTTACTTCCAGAGCCCAGCAGCTTCCGGTCGTGGCATGGCACGAAGAGAATGCTTCACAGGCACAGGTTGTCTTCCGCCAGTGGGATGGAAGCAATTGGGTGGCAAAGGCCGCGCCACTGCCAATCAAGAAAGGCGCGAACATCAATTACCTGGGGTTCGACCTGGATGCCTCGGAGAGGCCCATCGTCTCTTTCACGCAATACGAAGCAGCCACTGGCGAAGTGGGGCGAGTGATGCGGTGGGATGGGACTTCCTGGACGGAAATCTCCACAGGGCTTGGCTTGCTGCCAGTCACCCGTTGTTTTGGAAGCGATGGGCACTTGTTTGTGGGAGGAACCGCCTGGGTCAATGGCGCCTGGGCAGGGCTTGTCAGGAAATGGAGTGGGAGCGCCTGGGCGACGGTCGGCGAACCGTTGGCGGACATCGCCGGTGGAACGGCTCGGCGTGTGGATGCCATGGCGATGGGCTCCCAAGGGGCGTTGATCGTGCTCGCGAGCGAAGCTCCCTCCGCGACTGAAACGGCCAGCCGCATCGGGCAGGCGCGGCGCTGGACGGGAACCCAATGGGAGTCCTTGGGTGGCATCTTGAAACCCAACCTGGGCAGCTTGCTGTGGGGTCTCCCCGACTTCGCCCTCGCCGGGGATGACGAGCCCATCGTGTCCTGGACGGAGAAGGTCGAGTCGGCCGACACGTTCAACTGGGCCGTCGGCGTCTACCGACTCAACCATTGA